Genomic DNA from Gadus morhua unplaced genomic scaffold, gadMor3.0, whole genome shotgun sequence:
acaaaggcagttccacatagaaacacacacacacaatcacgcacagacacacacactcacaatcccgcacagacacacacactcacacacacacacacacacacacacaaacacacacacacacacacacacacacacacacacacacacacacacacacacacacacacacacacacacacacacacacactagtaccaccaataacaacaacaacacaaaacagcGGCAGCATCACAGTCAGATGTACAGCATTGACCTCATCAAGACTATTTGACTTAATATTGTAGGATACAAATCCTTGACCATGTTAATCAAACTGTGTGTGCTCCGGCTCCGTCTCCAGGTGTACTGGATCGGGCCGGTGACGGGCGGTGTGCTGGCCGGCGTGTCACACGAGTTTTTCTTCGCCCACAGCGCCTCCCGCCTGAAGCTGGTGGCGTGTCTGACCTGTAAGGACATCGACATGGTGGAGACTGCCAGCATGTcccgctcctccctctccaccgtcACGCAGAACGCCAACCGGGCCAAGCAGGCCAACAAGGGCGAGGGCACCTGAGGTCTTAGGATGGACGACGACGATGGTTTTTCTTCATGATCACTTACATCGTTACTGATGCCCGTCCCGAATGGCTTAAAAAGACACAACAAGGATCAAAcatcattttttaattaattatccCAAGAAATGAAATGACATATTAATACCTTATATTTGAATACATTTACAACTGAAACATGGAACAACCACAAGGACAATTTGAAACAAAAACGTTAATTGTAAGTTTAGGTGCCGTCAACCTCCTTGTAGCCACACACGTTCAAAAATACACAGAAGGGCAAACACCGGCTTCACACCTTATTCTTTTTCCTCGTCGAGTTGTTCTTTGAATGCAGCGAATCCGTAACTCAATGGCCTTTCACGAATAGGGTTGCAAACTGAAACATAAGAACACAGATATACCTAATCAATCAAtaagtcaatcaatcaatcattcaatcaatcaatcaatcaaacaacATCCTTTAGATCATGCTTTGTGCAATACAAAATGcttaataagaaaaaaaaatctgtttaaaATGTTAAATTGAGAGGCAGGCTTACGTTTGAGAGATGGATTCAAACTAAAATCTCAATGTTACACAGATATCTCTAGATGTTTAGTGTTGTACAACATATTTGTGTACCACACAGGGAACACAGCTGTGTCTATCCTTTTGCCTGTTTATCTAATATGTTTATTTGACTGTGTCAAGCACTTTTTAATTTATCTTATttaaagtgctatataaatacaatcaatagtattattgatattattatttcatCCACCTTAAAGCATTCTTTCCTCACAGATGAAATTGCTTTCTATATGAGCTGGAAAGTGGATACGTTGCACATATGAGAGTTGGTAAAATATTACAAATTCTGCATAATCGTTAGACTTTAACCAAATTTTATCTTTTCCTAATGACAGATATATACTGTTGATAGTGGATCATATTGGACAGCTGGGGAATTTAAATTAAAGAACATAGATCTATCTCCCATTGTATATGTTTCATTACATGCCACATGAACTCATTGAAATGGAGCATTTTTTGCTGGTGCAAAGGCCTTTATGTGAGGCAATTATGATGTTTTCAATGCTTGGGAAGTCTTTGAAATGGTAAAAAGGTGCCAGGCCTTCATTGTTGGTTAAATGCAGTATCCAACGTGAGCCAAGTCTGTCATCTCTCCATTAGTGTCATTATCTCGGCTCAAAGGCTCCTATTGTCAATCAAATAGACCTATGTATCACTGCAATTAAGCTTATTAAGAATCTGTTTATGGGCCAATATACTGGAAAAGACATCACATTGATTTGCCATGAGTAAGATGTGCGTTTTTGGGATGAAATGCACTTTCCACCGCATGGAAGGACATTATCTTATGTATGTTCAGTGCAACAACTGTTTGTTTCCTTCATCCATAGTATATTCAGATATATAATGATGATGTAAAATAAGATATATGAAGAAGAGAcactttcattttaaaataaattgtttaagTCTCCAAAATGATTCTCCAGgtgattttttgtgttctgaAACTATTTTGTTCATACACGTCCCCCcggcctgacacacacacacacaacacacacacacacacacacacacacacacacacacacacacacacacacacacacacacacacacacacatgaatattcAAACTCACTGCTACCAAACGCAACACATAGTTAGTGTGACCACACACTACAGGGCTAGCATGCTACCAGTCTACCGTGTTCTTTCACTTTCCAATGCCAACACTTTTAATTAAATGTGTTAGCTACAtcgcacgcaaacaaacacacacacgtacacgcaggcacacacaggtcACCTACAATAGCTATATAACGCTTGCAGTGTCGCCAGCattttgcattgtgtgtgtttttgtagcgTGTATAAAGGGTTGGTGAAAGAGAGTGCTCAGCGTAATCCATTCAccagcctcccccccaccccccccctcccccctcactggtCAGCGCAACTCTCCAGTACTGGtaaacacacccccacccctccaccaccgcacACACCCACCCGACCCTGGtcatcctcctccatcactcctcctagacctcctcccaccctcccactTCACCCTCACCCCCAAAGATGACCGCCCTCAGGGGGCCAGGGTCAGACGCACGGAGGAGCTGGTCTCTGGGTCATCCAAGGTCAATAAAGGCCATATTAAAATCCAGCCATATCCTAATAAAATTAGATGTAACAAAAGGGCTATTTGGTATGGTTGGCTGGTTACTTATGCACAAATCTCTGGAAGTCTGTTCAAAATCAAACCAGTCACCATCTATTCAAGTTTAAACAAGACCAGGTTTTCAAGTGCAGCACACACGCTAGCGGCCTGGACAATGGTTTAACACGGTCAGGCGTTTTAGTGCATGGGCCGGTTCAACAGGGTTAGCATTAGGCTCTTCCGTCCGGGGCCCCAAATGTGGATCACTGtattatctgtttgtgtgtgtgtgtgtgtgtgtatgcgtgtgtgtgttctgcgtccatgcgtttgtgtgcgtgtgtgtgtgtccatgcgtgtatggtgtgtgtgtgttctgcgtgcatgtgcgtgtgtttgtgagcgtgcatgcgtttttgtgtgtgtccctgcacgcttgtgtgtgtgtgcgtgtgtgtgtgtgtgtgtgtgtgccggtgctTGCAtgagcgtgcatgcatgcatacacaaacatgcatgcatgtgttctCTGTGGTACATTTCAGCAAGGTTTCCAGAGATGATATGTGTACATAACATATCAACATAATTCTAACTCTCAAATTACTAAAATCTGCTCTATAATTCTCTAAGCCCTGTCCCCTTAAGTAAAAACATGACCCTCGCTGTCAATAAAGATTCTCTATAAACTATTTGCCTTTCAACTATCACACCCATGTGTGTTGTCAACTCATTCTCGCTCCGTGTCACTCAACTCTgatctgctccctctcctccagttgggctgtttatctgtgtgcatgcatgtgtttatgtgtgtgcttgcgtgttttcatgtgtgtgcatgtgtttatgtgtgtgtgtgtgtgtgtgtgtgtgtgtgtgttccaaagTTTGTTTAATTTGGTGTTTCCAGCatggcctgccccccccccggcccctggcCCTACAGGGTGAGGGGATTATAGGGTCATGTGGGGCCCCTCGGGGGTATTATAAAGCCCCAGGCGGGCCCTCTCCCCTCCGTCAGAGAGGCTACACGGTCCACAGGACACTTCCCTGTCTCCACTTCAGTAGCAGCGCCCCTTTAGCCCTGATGCGTACCTCCTCTTCCTGACACTCCATTCAACCCGAGACCCACTCCACTCCACCCTCCAGCCCTTCCTCACACCTATGTCTTTGCGACCAGTGGACGGGGTGGCAAGCTGACTTTGACTTCTCCAAAGCCCCATCACGGCTCGGTAGAGACCTACTGAGCGGATTCGACCCGGTGCACTTTCTGTGCCGACACACTCAAAAGAGGAGGGATCCCGACACATTCCTGCGTTATCTGTTTTCCGTGGTTCGAGACTCCATAAAGGCGTGCATCTGCCTTTTCCcgctccaccgccgccgccgccgccgcacctCCACAGCTCCGCGTTTCCCCCTCCGAGGCCTTCCCCTAAAGCAGCCAGCATGTGGGAGTTCCGCTCCATGAATTTCTGGCGGGCCGTGTTCGCCGAGTTCTTCGGCACCATGTTCTTCGTGTTCTTCGGCATGGGCGCCGCGCTGCGCTGGACCACGGGCCCCAACCACGTGCTGCACGTGGCCCTGTGCTTCGGCCTGGCCGCCGCCACCCTCATCCAGTCCATAGGGCACATCAGCGGCGGTCACATCAACCCGGCCATCACCTTCGCCTACCTGGTGGGCTCCCAGATGTCCCTGTTCAGAGCCGTCTTCTACATGGCCGCCCAGTGCCTGGGCGCCGTGGCCGGGGCGGCCGTGCTCTACGGGGTCACGCCCAACAACATGAGGGGCAACATGGCCATGAACACGGTAAGAGGGAGAGCtgagaggggggcgggaggggggacgggggagagggagagggccagaggggagaggggagaggggagaggggagaggggaccgGGGAGAGAGGTAGCCATATTGAATGTTTCAGCGGATCAGGAGAttgctttatttttataattttttataattgattaattgattaattgattaattacttgcctttacttttattttattatttttatttttataaaaaaagaaaaaaaaaagaaaacaatattattgtaattattttgaGGTATAACGTAATTTCATTTGGCATAGAAAATTATGAAAACTTTGTAAAATAACAACCGATTAAAGATTTCCGACTAAATCCATTGGACCAACTTCCATCCATGTTTGTGAGTAGTTGCAGCCGGGCATCAGCCTGGGCATGGGCACCACGGTGGAGGTGTTCCTCACCATGCAGCTGGTGGTCTGTGTGTTCGCCGTGACCGACGAGAGGCGGAACGGACGCATGGGCTCCGCCGCTCTGTCCATCGGCTTCTCCGTCACCATCGGACACCTCATGGGGGTGAGGAGGAcaccatgaacacaaacacacagacacacagacacaggacacacacacacacacacacacacacacacacacacacacacacacacacacacacacacacacacacacacacacacacacacacacacacacacacacacacacacacacacagacacatatacacacacagacacacagacacatatacatatacatacacacacacagacacatatacacacacagacacacagacacacacacacacagacacacagacacatatacatacacacacacagacacatatacacacacagacacacagacacatatacacacagacacacacatatacatacacatatacatacacacacaggcacatacataaacacacacagccacatatacacatacacacagacacacacagacacatatacacacataaacacaaacacacacatatacatacacaaacagacacatatacacatacaaacagaaacacacacagacacatatacataaacaaaaacacacacacacacacacacacacacacacacacacacacacacacacacacacacacacacacacacacacacacacacacacacacacatatacacacaaacatacacatacacgcacacacacatacacacacacagaaacacccagAATGTATGAATAAAAAGTGTTTGTTGTGTTCTAGATGTACTACACCGGTGCTGGCATGAACCCCGCTAGGTCCTTCGCCCCTGCTATTCTCTTCAGGAACTTCCTCAACCACTGGGTAAGCAAcagcaaatacacaaacacacacacacacacacacacacacacacacacacgcacgcatgcacgcacacacacacacacacacacacacacacacacacacacacacacacacacacaccacacacacacacacacacacacacacacaaaacacacacgtacacacttttGTAACACGTGTATCTGCCATTTCTTTGCTACATTCTACTTTACTCTTTTGAACTATTTTAACTCTTTTGTCTCTATTTCAAATGCTTCATCATTTGTTCAGTGCCGACTACGCAGTCGCTGCACCCCTATCCAAAACTCTTTGCCCCTAAGAAGGACCCCGTGTTTACCATGTTCCACTGACTCTGCCCCTTTGTGCAGGTGTACTGGGTGGGGCCCATGATCGGGGCCGCCATGGGCGCGCTGCTGTACGACTTCATGCTGTTCCCCCGCATGCGGGGCCTCTCCGAGCGCCTGGCCACGCTGAAGGGCGGCCGGGACCCCGAGACGGAGAACCAGCAGGACACCCGCGGGGAGCCCATCGAGCTCAAGACGCAAGCCCTATAAACTGCCCCCTGAATGGGGTTAGAGGGTCGAGgcagccccctcccctcacctcccctcgatcacctcccccccaccattttcctccccctccctccctctttgctACCCTTCTCCCCCTGGCAACACTTGTACAGAACCGGTCCACATACTTGCATCTGTAGACGAAACTAATAACAGGGTAAATCGATCGACATTAAAACGTActaacacagatacacacacacaaacacagtgcacacacacacaaatacacacacacacacacacacacacacacacacacacacacacacacacacacacacacacacacacacacacacacacacatacatacgcaggCTCACAACCTTCAAACCTCAGCATGCAACAAGatgcctctccctccacctccaactgATCCTCACGCTGTACCCTGAAGTGGACATTGTGTTTCTGATAGATGGTGTAACCCCATCCTTCAccgaccaccacctccaccaccaccacctccacctccaccagcacctccatcaCCCACACCTCCTCATGGACActggacatggagagagagagagagagaaagagagagagagagagagagagagagagagagagagagagagagagagagagagagagagagagagagagagagagagagagaggggagagcaagggagaagggagggttAGCATGTGGGTGTCTGGGTGAGgtctgggtgggtgtgtatgggTAGGAGGCTATGGGcaggtggatgggtgggtgcGGAGCGTgaagttggagagagagggggtggaggggctagGCCATGTCACTTGGGTTTCAGGTAGGATACGAAGGTTCCCACTCTGGGTTTGTAGTCGTTGAAGTCACCGAGCTAGAGCCGTGACGACGGGCATGGTTTTCACTAGTCATCTGAGGTTTATTGCTCCATTGAAatgttcattttgttttccaGTTTCACTTTTTTCTTCTGCACTTCAGACATGAGACGTGCATGTATGATACCATTATATTTTCACAggatttcatttttattttattcaaaatcACTGCATTTTatccgtgtgtttgtgcgcgtgagTGTGGATGCTTCTGCAGGATGAGTGGGCGTGTGGGCGACAGCGGGCATTTACACGCACGCCTTtgcttgcgtgcatgcgtggCTGCCcgtacgagtgtgtgtttgcaagtggACGcctgtatgtgaatgtgtgtgaacgAGTTTGCAGACACAGTATTATTTCATTTAGTTTTATTTCCATTTCCACTCTCCTGTTCGTTCAATGGCTATGTTCATTTTGTCCTCCATTTTAAAAACCTCGATTATTTCATTATCCTCCCCTCACTGTGGTGTTTGCTACTGTAATCATTTATACATAAACCATCTGCTGTTTGTCCCTAACCAGCACAATCCAGAGCAATGTTGTATCCCAGCTTTTGACATAAGGTTTGTTCATCGATGGTTAGCTGTGGAAGTCACCGAGTCTCCTATTACTTTCTTCTTATCGGGAGCACAAATGCAGTTTCAGCTATATTTAAATTAgcctacaataaaaaaattaaaaaataccaTTTGACAAAAGTTGTGTGTCCATTGCGTTCTACATTTTTCCGTTTATCACGTTTTTCTTAAACACTGATCTTTCAAGACCTTTATTATTTAGAGATTTCACAACACATTTAGGGAGAGACTTCATAGAGCTCCATGGGCAGTGCTTTTGACAAATACTTAGGGCCTTTACCAACACTTGTATCCAAAGCAactaacaataagtacatttgtcagaagaaagagaaaaacaacatGATTTGTTTGCAATGCAAACAGAACCATAACGTGCGCAAATGtctgatttataaaaaaatatgtattgcaTAAGCCTACAAAAACATTGGTAGGCACAGTATAACATAAGTATTGAAACATGCAAATTGTGGTGCTTACATACAATTAactactttatatatatatatatatatatatatatattctgcaaGAGATTATGCTTCATTCTAAGGGTGTTTAGACAAT
This window encodes:
- the mipb gene encoding major intrinsic protein of lens fiber b encodes the protein MWEFRSMNFWRAVFAEFFGTMFFVFFGMGAALRWTTGPNHVLHVALCFGLAAATLIQSIGHISGGHINPAITFAYLVGSQMSLFRAVFYMAAQCLGAVAGAAVLYGVTPNNMRGNMAMNTLQPGISLGMGTTVEVFLTMQLVVCVFAVTDERRNGRMGSAALSIGFSVTIGHLMGMYYTGAGMNPARSFAPAILFRNFLNHWVYWVGPMIGAAMGALLYDFMLFPRMRGLSERLATLKGGRDPETENQQDTRGEPIELKTQAL